A genomic window from Yarrowia lipolytica chromosome 1D, complete sequence includes:
- a CDS encoding uncharacterized protein (Compare to YALI0D00132g, similar to uniprot|Q9P3B9 Neurospora crassa related to myo-inositol permease) — protein sequence MVFGREKDDSEGIEHVPSPQDNPSDQTSDIIALNEKASNEHDDLPTIPKPEGDAPVNSELDPDNPLIRYSRAELLEIATQFAVDNDLADKAEAFRKGALVAQDPSGFENIDILDDDDRYWLNREITNKWDHPMKVYYLVVCCSLAAAVQGMDETVINGANIIFPAQFGIKEDSGVVSRKSWLLGLVNSAPYLCCACISCWMTDPINKVLGRKWTVFWTCFWAGATCFWSGFVNTWWHLFIARFFLGFGIGPKSATVPVYAAECAPPRIRGAMVMMWQMWTAFGIMMGYVMDLAFYYVKDRGTIVGLNWRLMLGSALIPALLVCIFIVKCPESPRWHLARGEIRKSFECMREIRHTDIQAARDTFYAHVLLIEENEMKKGKNRFVELFTVPRNRRAAWASFIVMFMQQFCGINVIAYYSSNIFMESGFGAIQALLASFGFGAINFVFALPAVYTIDTFGRRALLLATFPLMAIFLLFAGFCFYIGQNDPTHSHARVGLIALGIYLFSAVYSCGEGPVPFTYSAEAFPLYVRDLGMSFATAVCWLFNFVLAVTWPSLLAAFTPQGAFGWYAAWNVVGFFLVLCFLPETKNLTLEELDKVFSVPTRVHMKYQFNAFKINIQRTILRKDVPKPPPLYAHEAGIGGTSHWSSKPQPNANTAEFV from the coding sequence ATGGTTTTTGGACGAGAAAAAGACGACTCTGAGGGTATCGAACATGTGCCCTCCCCCCAAGACAACCCGTCAGATCAGACGTCAGACATCATCGCTCTGAACGAGAAGGCTTCTAATGAACATGATGATCTCCCCACTATCCCCAAACCCGAGGGAGATGCCCCAGTCAACTCTGAACTGGACCCCGACAATCCGCTGATTCGATACAGTCGCGCTGAGCTCCTCGAGATTGCCACCCAGTTTGCGGTGGATAACGACCTTGCCGACAAAGCGGAAGCATTCAGAAAGGGCGCCCTAGTGGCCCAAGACCCTTCCGGTTTCGAGAACATCGACATActtgatgacgacgacagaTACTGGCTTAACCGTGAGATCACCAATAAGTGGGATCATCCCATGAAGGTTTACTACCTTGTTGTGTGCTGCTCcttggctgctgctgtccagGGTATGGATGAGACTGTTATCAACGGCGCCAACATCATTTTCCCTGCTCAGTTTGGTATCAAGGAGGATTCCGGTGTTGTGTCTCGAAAGAGTTGGctgcttggtcttgtcaaCTCTGCTCCTTATTTGTGTTGTGCATGCATCTCGTGCTGGATGACTGACCCTATCAACAAAGTACTTGGCCGAAAATGGACAGTGTTCTGGACCTGTTTCTGGGCCGGAGCCACCTGTTTCTGGTCTGGTTTCGTCAACACCTGGTGGCATCTGTTTATTGCCCGGTTCTTCCTGGGATTCGGTATTGGTCCCAAGTCCGCCACAGTTCCCGTGTACGCTGCCGAGTGTGCTCCTCCCAGGATTCGAGGTGCCATGGTTATGATGTGGCAGATGTGGACTGCTTTTGGTATCATGATGGGCTATGTTATGGATCTTGCATTCTACTACGTCAAGGATAGAGGAACTATTGTCGGCCTAAATTGGAGACTGATGCTTGGTTCTGCTTTGATTCCTGCTCTTCTGGTCTGTATTTTTATTGTCAAATGTCCTGAGTCTCCCAGATGGCACCTCGCTCGAGGAGAGATCCGAAAGTCGTTTGAGTGCATGCGAGAAATTCGACACACTGACATACAAGCCGCTCGAGATACCTTCTACGCCCACGTTCTTCTGATCGAAGAGAACGAGATGAAGAAAGGAAAGAACCGATTTGTGGAGCTCTTTACCGTGCCTCGAAACCGGCGAGCAGCCTGGGCTTCTTTCATTGTCATGTTCATGCAGCAGTTCTGTGGTATCAATGTTATTGCCTACTACTCCTCCAACATTTTCATGGAGTCTGGTTTTGGTGCTATCCAAGCTCTTCTGGCTTCGTTTGGTTTTGGTGCTATCAACTTTGTGTTTGCGTTGCCAGCTGTTTACACTATCGACACATTTGGTAGACGGGCACTATTACTGGCGACCTTCCCTCTGATGGCTATATTCTTGCTATTTGCTGGTTTCTGTTTCTACATTGGCCAGAACGATCCCACCCACTCTCATGCTCGTGTCGGTTTAATTGCTCTAGGTATCTATCTCTTCTCAGCAGTTTACTcctgtggagaaggtccAGTGCCCTTCACCTACTCGGCTGAAGCCTTCCCTTTGTACGTTCGAGATTTGGGTATGTCGTTTGCCACCGCCGTTTGCTGGCTCTTTAATTTTGTTCTAGCCGTCACGTGGCCCTCTCTCCTGGCAGCCTTCACTCCGCAGGGTGCCTTCGGATGGTATGCTGCGTGGAATGTTGTCGGATTCTTCTTGGTCCTGTGTTTCTTGcccgagaccaagaacctgACTCTGGAAGAGCTTGACAAGGTCTTCAGTGTCCCCACCCGAGTCCACATGAAGTACCAGTTCAACGCCTTCAAAATCAACATTCAGCGAACAATATTACGAAAGGATGTGCCCAAGCCTCCTCCGCTCTATGCCCACGAAGCCGGTATTGGTGGTACTTCTCACTGGAGCTCCAAGCCTCAGCCCAACGCGAACACTGCCGAGTTCGTTTAA